One window from the genome of Aeromonas sp. FDAARGOS 1405 encodes:
- a CDS encoding AsmA family protein → MKKIVLILLGIAVAALLAIVTLISLIDPNQFKPQLAEQVRKSTGRELVMAGEIDWRFWPSLGLSLEKVALRNPAGFAEPDLIRFEQGEASVALLPLLSHRLEIGKVTLSGAHLFIQTKADGSSNLSGLIKDATADASEPVVPATPAPTSDSKHWQISLQGVALSQASALVQDDRSGTSLRLDRLDLDMGQLATGQWVPVTLAAKGSADKLAFDVKGQTQIKLAQEVMASELKDLSLSGSLSAPSLRLDSFSIKGDRLALGEWSNLTLALKGAKVEGQQALLAGSLEGTLKGRLDKEMKLAELSDVLLTAALEGGTLPRPQMKLKLAGFARAELDKQLITLSKLVMSADEALLSGDGSVQLGTVPAITFDLKGEKLDLDKWLAKATPTTPAQAKESKPAAGASNAATSGNKAVSGKSEALSTVEPDLGALKGVDLDGRLQLGSLRLKGLDLGAVDLQVALAKGLLTLKQFSATVAGGQVNANGVLDARQQPATYKVHKQVAGVNIRPLLQTLAQSDLLEGKGDLDVQVQGRGLSALALRNGMQGKVTLKLSDGALHGINLPEMIREARATLTGKGAEQVKEARKTDFSALTASFLIADGIARSNDIQLFAPALRVKGEGQTALVPESLDFLFLTSIVESSKGQGGKDVDELKEITIPVRIGGHWQAPSYQLDVKALLSNNKLLEEKARKEAERGLKKLLGDKADNEAVKGVADQLLKGLFK, encoded by the coding sequence GTGAAGAAGATAGTTCTCATCTTGCTCGGCATCGCCGTGGCAGCCTTGCTGGCCATAGTGACGCTGATAAGCCTTATCGACCCCAATCAATTCAAGCCCCAGCTGGCTGAACAGGTGCGCAAGAGCACGGGCCGGGAACTGGTGATGGCGGGGGAGATTGACTGGCGTTTCTGGCCGAGTCTCGGCCTCTCGCTGGAGAAGGTGGCTCTGCGCAATCCGGCCGGTTTTGCCGAGCCGGATCTGATTCGTTTCGAACAGGGCGAGGCCTCGGTGGCCCTGTTACCGCTGCTCTCACATCGTCTGGAGATCGGCAAGGTGACCCTGAGTGGCGCCCATCTCTTTATCCAGACCAAGGCGGATGGCAGCTCCAATCTGAGCGGACTGATCAAAGATGCCACTGCTGATGCAAGCGAACCGGTCGTCCCCGCAACCCCTGCGCCAACCTCTGATAGCAAGCACTGGCAGATCAGCTTGCAGGGTGTCGCGCTCTCCCAGGCCAGTGCGCTTGTACAGGATGATCGCAGCGGCACGTCGCTGCGACTGGATCGACTCGATCTCGATATGGGGCAGCTGGCCACCGGTCAGTGGGTACCCGTGACGCTGGCCGCGAAGGGGAGTGCCGACAAGCTCGCTTTCGACGTTAAAGGGCAGACCCAGATCAAGCTGGCGCAGGAGGTGATGGCCAGTGAACTGAAAGATCTGAGCCTCAGTGGCAGCCTGAGTGCCCCGTCCCTGCGACTCGACAGTTTCTCCATCAAGGGAGACCGACTGGCCCTTGGTGAGTGGAGCAATCTCACGTTGGCGCTGAAAGGAGCCAAGGTCGAGGGGCAGCAAGCTTTACTGGCAGGTTCGCTGGAAGGAACGCTCAAGGGACGGCTCGATAAAGAGATGAAGCTGGCCGAGCTCTCCGATGTGCTGCTGACGGCTGCGCTGGAAGGTGGTACGCTGCCGCGCCCGCAGATGAAGCTGAAACTGGCCGGGTTTGCCCGCGCCGAGCTCGACAAGCAGTTGATTACCCTGAGCAAGCTGGTGATGAGTGCCGATGAGGCGCTGCTGAGTGGTGATGGATCCGTGCAGCTTGGTACTGTTCCCGCGATCACTTTCGATCTCAAGGGGGAGAAGCTGGATCTCGACAAATGGCTCGCCAAAGCGACACCGACCACACCTGCGCAGGCGAAAGAGAGCAAACCGGCGGCCGGAGCCTCCAATGCCGCTACAAGTGGCAATAAAGCGGTAAGCGGTAAGAGCGAAGCCCTCTCCACTGTCGAACCGGATCTGGGCGCGCTCAAAGGGGTGGATCTGGATGGTCGGCTGCAACTCGGCAGCCTGCGTCTGAAAGGGCTGGATCTTGGCGCAGTCGATCTGCAGGTGGCTCTGGCTAAGGGACTGCTGACGCTCAAACAGTTCAGCGCGACCGTAGCTGGCGGTCAGGTAAACGCTAACGGAGTTCTCGATGCACGCCAGCAACCCGCCACCTACAAGGTGCACAAGCAGGTGGCCGGAGTGAACATCCGTCCCTTGCTTCAGACTCTGGCTCAGAGCGATCTGCTGGAGGGCAAGGGCGATCTCGATGTGCAGGTGCAGGGCCGTGGTCTCTCCGCGCTGGCGCTGCGCAACGGGATGCAGGGTAAGGTGACATTGAAGCTGAGTGACGGCGCCCTGCACGGCATCAACCTGCCGGAGATGATCCGCGAGGCGCGGGCCACCCTCACCGGCAAGGGAGCCGAGCAGGTGAAGGAGGCGCGCAAGACCGACTTCAGCGCCCTGACCGCCAGCTTCCTTATTGCCGATGGCATCGCCCGCAGCAACGACATCCAGCTCTTTGCCCCGGCCTTGCGGGTCAAGGGCGAGGGGCAGACGGCGCTGGTGCCGGAGAGCCTCGACTTCCTGTTCCTCACCTCCATCGTCGAGAGCAGCAAGGGGCAGGGAGGCAAGGACGTGGACGAGCTGAAGGAGATCACCATTCCGGTGCGGATCGGCGGCCACTGGCAGGCGCCCAGCTACCAGCTCGACGTAAAGGCGCTGCTCAGCAACAACAAGCTGCTGGAGGAGAAGGCGCGCAAGGAGGCCGAACGCGGCCTCAAGAAGCTGCTGGGGGACAAGGCCGACAACGAGGCCGT
- a CDS encoding NUDIX domain-containing protein, giving the protein MFCPKCGGQTLQSVNPKEFCCDCGFHFFQNVATAVMVALCWQDEVLVAVRARNPGKGLLDLPGGFVDPGESLEVALRRELQEELGFDMVGQPYRYLGSFANTYPYDGITYHTCDTFFAIKLSEKPVIQPADDVAACHWLKIRDIPLPRFAFESTRTAMARLQQSPLQA; this is encoded by the coding sequence ATGTTTTGTCCAAAATGCGGCGGTCAAACCCTGCAGAGCGTCAACCCCAAAGAGTTTTGCTGTGACTGCGGTTTTCATTTTTTCCAGAATGTAGCGACTGCGGTGATGGTGGCGCTTTGCTGGCAGGATGAGGTGCTGGTTGCGGTGCGTGCCCGCAATCCGGGCAAGGGGTTGCTGGATCTGCCGGGCGGATTTGTCGATCCCGGCGAGTCGCTGGAGGTCGCGCTGCGTCGCGAGTTGCAGGAGGAGTTGGGGTTCGATATGGTCGGTCAGCCATACCGTTATCTTGGCTCGTTCGCCAATACCTATCCCTATGACGGCATCACCTATCACACCTGTGACACCTTCTTTGCCATCAAGCTGAGCGAAAAACCGGTCATCCAGCCAGCTGACGATGTCGCCGCCTGTCACTGGCTGAAGATCCGCGATATCCCCTTGCCCCGCTTTGCTTTCGAGTCGACGCGCACAGCTATGGCGCGGTTGCAGCAATCCCCTTTGCAAGCCTGA